One Chanodichthys erythropterus isolate Z2021 chromosome 22, ASM2448905v1, whole genome shotgun sequence DNA window includes the following coding sequences:
- the LOC137013320 gene encoding transcription factor Adf-1-like, translated as MAIWNEASEDELINMIQERPGLYDITEKCYVNRVLKAELWREIENKLVISEKELKKRWDSLRTQYMRYKKQGPSGSSGAQKTGRQQWILNRLQFLEPHTKRKESTSNLMIMEPAADSDSCSPSDGTNSDTWTGTHEDPSFSDADLRSSTPLAESTICGTESTAMRKDHLQSSNIKPKPPGKRRKMQDESSSEESTNLMRTIGKTLEKLASQENTNDAISAYCKNLEHRMRNLPPHLLPHFQHEVDNCIFKYSVGHNHALDASSNQYTHL; from the exons ATGGCTATCTGGAACGAGGCAAGTGAAGACGAATTGATCAACATGATCCAGGAAAGGCCGGGTTTGTATGACATTACGGAAAAATGTTATGTCAACCGTGTGCTGAAAGCTGAACTGTGGCGTGAGATCGAAAATAAACTCGTCATATCAG AAAAAGAGCTCAAGAAGCGGTGGGATTCATTGCGAACCCAATACATGCGTTATAAGAAACAAGGACCCTCAGGAAGTTCTGGAGCTCAGAAGactggcaggcagcaatggatcCTGAACCGCCTGCAGTTTCTAGAGCCTCACACAAAAAGGAAGGAGAGCACTTCAAATCTAATGATcatg GAACCTGCGGCTGATAGTGATTCCTGTTCACCCTCAGATGGTACCAACAGTGACACCTGGACTGGCACCCATGAAGACCCCAGCTTCAGTGATGCTGACCTACGGTCAAGTACACCCTTGGCTGAATCCACCATCTGTGGAACTGAGTCCACAGCCATGAGAAAGGACCATTTGCAAAGCTCCAACATAAAACCAAAGCCTCCAGGGAAGCGCAGGAAGATGCAAGACGAATCCTCCAGCGAGGAATCCACAAACTTGATGCGCACCATCGGCAAAACTCTGGAAAAGTTGGCATCACAGGAAAACACCAATGATGCCATCTCagcttactgcaaaaatcttgaaCACAGAATGCGGAATTTGCCACCACATCTACTGCCACATTTCCAGCATGAGGTTGAtaattgcattttcaaatattcagtGGGCCACAACCATGCACTGGATGCATCTTCCAATCAGTATAcacacttgtaa
- the nefma gene encoding neurofilament, medium polypeptide a, translated as MSYSIDTIGSPYRRVMDTRTSYSSPSSGFRSQTWSRASPSSSSYKRTFNVPVARAYGSTVLSSTDSLDFAQTSIHNGDYKRANEKEQLQGLNDRFAGYIDKVHFLEQQNKQIEAEIQALRQKQVSQSQLGELYDQELQELRSMLEQIHHEKAQIQMDTDHIEVDIQRLRDRFDEEARIREETEAIVRALKKDMGDSALVKAELEKKVQSLQDEIAFIRNNHQEELSDLLAQVQASQITVEKRDYQKADITEALREIRSQLEGHSTQNLQQVEDWFMCRYSKLTEAAEQNKTAIKSARDEIADYRRQLQSKTIELESVRGTKESLERQLNDIEDRHNNDIASLQETIHQLENELKSTKWEMARHLREYQDLLNVKMALDIEIAAYRKLLEGEESHFSTFPYRQTVTKGPKVKSEPPKLKVQHKFVEEIIEETRVEDEKSEMDEALAEMAEEMSAAKGEDEGEEEGEAEVEEGGDDEGEKEEEGEGEEEEKGEEEEEEEVLASTQAKVTSGAAAEDEEEGEKEEGDEKQEEEAGKGDEEEEKGEEGEEDKKEGDAEDEAEETKSPKAKASPETEKAEEKQASGGEEEEGDEKDDAGSDKGSTDEKEAEAKEQPKKVETETAKEDKKGKEEKEEPKSEKEKATVAETKTETPKAESPKSESPKSESPKETPKTEAPKKESPKSESPKKEEPKAEPTKKDAPKSEPVKSETKEDSSKPADEKKSEPEKKPEDKKKEATVNGDMGKKDEKKDSDKKEVISNGVDESPTKDESSQRVVITKTVETITTDEGGVTQVTKTVTVTEKGDEGGETVSKTVEKAVKASEAD; from the exons ATGAGTTATTCGATAGACACTATAGGAAGCCCCTACCGGAGGGTGATGGACACCAGGACGAGCTATTCGAGCCCCTCCAGCGGGTTCCGCTCCCAGACCTGGTCGAGGGCAAGCCCTAGTTCTTCTTCGTACAAGAGGACCTTCAACGTCCCGGTGGCGCGAGCTTACGGCTCAACAGTTCTGAGCTCCACCGACAGCCTTGATTTCGCTCAGACCTCCATCCACAATGGAGACTACAAGCGCGCCAATGAGAAGGAACAACTCCAGGGACTCAACGACCGCTTCGCGGGCTACATCGACAAGGTGCACTTTCTGGAGCAGCAGAACAAGCAGATCGAGGCGGAGATCCAGGCACTGCGGCAGAAGCAGGTGTCGCAGTCTCAGCTGGGCGAACTTTACGATCAAGAGCTGCAGGAGTTGCGCTCCATGCTGGAGCAGATCCACCATGAGAAGGCGCAGATCCAAATGGACACCGACCACATTGAAGTTGACATCCAGCGCCTGAGGGACCGCTTCGACGAGGAAGCCCGCATCAGGGAAGAGACGGAAGCGATCGTCCGTGCCCTGAAGAAGGACATGGGTGACTCAGCACTCGTCAAAGCAGAGTTGGAGAAGAAAGTGCAGTCCCTGCAGGACGAGATCGCGTTTATCCGCAACAACCACCAAGAGGAGCTCAGCGATCTGTTAGCGCAGGTGCAGGCGTCGCAGATCACCGTGGAGAAGAGGGACTACCAGAAGGCGGATATCACCGAAGCGCTGCGCGAGATTCGCTCGCAGCTGGAGGGCCACTCAACGCAAAACCTCCAGCAGGTGGAAGACTGGTTCATGTGCCGCTACTCGAAACTCACGGAGGCCGCAGAGCAAAATAAAACCGCCATCAAATCCGCACGGGACGAGATCGCAGACTATCGCCGCCAGCTACAGTCCAAAACCATCGAGCTGGAGTCTGTCCGAGGAACCAAAGAGTCTCTGGAGAGGCAGCTGAACGACATAGAGGACCGACACAACAATGACATTGCCAGCCTCCAG GAAACCATCCACCAGCTGGAAAATGAACTCAAGAGCACGAAATGGGAGATGGCACGGCATCTTCGTGAATACCAGGACCTCCTGAATGTCAAAATGGCACTAGATATAGAGATTGCAGCATACAG AAAACTTCTTGAAGGAGAGGAGAGCCACTTTAGCACTTTCCCATATCGCCAGACGGTCACCAAAGGCCCCAAGGTCAAAAGTGAGCCTCCTAAACTTAAAGTGCAACACAAGTTTGTGGAGGAGATCATCGAGGAGACGAGGGTGGAGGATGAGAAGTCTGAGATGGATGAGGCTTTGGCTGAGATGGCAGAGGAGATGTCAGCTGCCAAAGGAGAAGATGAAGGAGAGGAAGAGGGAGAGGCTGAGGTTGAAGAAGGTGGTGATGATGAAGGAGAGAAAGAAGAGGAAGGTGAAGGTGAGGAGGAAGAAAagggagaggaggaggaggaggaggaggtgcTCGCCTCAACCCAAGCCAAAGTAACCTCCGGAGCCGCTGCTGAGGATGAAGAGGAGGGAGAGAAAGAAGAAGGTGATGAAAAACAAGAAGAAGAAGCTGGAAAGGGTGATGAGGAGGAAGAGAAAGGAGAAGAGGGTGAGGAGGACAAGAAAGAGGGCGATGCAGAGGACGAAGCAGAAGAAACTAAATCACCCAAAGCAAAGGCCTCTCCTGAGACTGAGAAAGCAGAAGAGAAGCAGGCCAGcggaggagaagaagaagagggtGATGAGAAAGATGATGCAGGTAGTGACAAAGGATCAACAGATGAAAAAGAAGCCGAAGCAAAGGAGCAGCCTAAAAAAGTAGAAACAGAAACAGCAAAGGAAGACAAGAAGGGAAAAGAGGAGAAGGAAGAGCCCAAATCTGAAAAGGAAAAGGCAACTGTGGCAGAAACCAAGACGGAGACGCCTAAAGCAGAATCTCCAAAGAGTGAGAGTCCAAAGAGCGAAAGCCCGAAGGAGACACCTAAGACAGAAGCTCCAAAAAAGGAATCCCCCAAAAGTGAGAGTCCTAAGAAAGAGGAGCCTAAGGCAGAGCCAACCAAGAAAGACGCCCCAAAGTCAGAACCAGTGAAATCCGAAACTAAAGAAGATTCCTCAAAGCCAGCAGATGAGAAAAAGAGTGAACCAGAGAAAAAGCCTGAAGATAAAAAGAAAGAGGCAACCGTGAACGGAGACATGGGCAAGAAAGATGAAAAGAAAGACTCCGATAAGAAGGAGGTGATCTCCAATGGAGTGGATGAGAGCCCAACCAAAGATGAATCGAGCCAGAGGGTGGTCATCACCAAGACGGTGGAGACCATCACAACTGATGAAGGCGGAGTCACACAAGTTACAAAAACTGTTACCGTCACTGAGAAAGGAGATGAGGGTGGGGAAACCGTCTCCAAAACTGTGGAGAAGGCCGTGAAGGCCAGCGAAGCAGATTAG